In Gossypium arboreum isolate Shixiya-1 chromosome 5, ASM2569848v2, whole genome shotgun sequence, a single genomic region encodes these proteins:
- the LOC108450069 gene encoding uncharacterized protein LOC108450069: MTADTTTLSYWLNWRFSFCALFILTSMVVAAIIIWKFEGQKRSEHREVENRKESPGILYEDETWKTCLEGIHPAWLLGFRVFAFLMLLALLMANVVISGGGIFYFYTQWTFTLVTIYFGFGSAVSIDGCRKHCRKAGGDRSNHISLDSEQGTYVPPTIDEVADVSSNQSKHFDPREASYHPSIAGPWTYAFQIIYQICAGAVMLTDSVFWLIIFPFLMPKSRSLNFIVVCMHSINAVFLIGDTTLNCMRFPLFRIAYFILWTGAFVIFQWIIHACVNLWWPYPFLDLSSSYAPLWYLGIGVMLIPCYGIFALIVKLKDFSLSRTFPDSYRKLR; this comes from the exons ATGACTGCCGATACCACGACCTTAAGCTACTGGTTGAACTGGAGGTTCTCATTCTGTGCATTGTTCATCCTAACCTCAATGGTTGTGGCAGCAATTATAATCTGGAAATTTGAAGGTCAGAAAAGATCGGAACATCGAGAGGTAGAAAATAGGAAGGAATCTCCGGGGATCTTATATGAGGATGAAACTTGGAAAACATGTCTTGAAGGCATTCACCCTGCTTGGTTGCTGGGTTTCAGAGTGTTTGCTTTCTTGATGCTTTTGGCATTACTTATGGCCAATGTTGTCATTTCTGGAGGTGGCATATTTTACTTTTATACTCA GTGGACATTTACTTTGGTCACAATCTACTTTGGG TTTGGATCGGCAGTCTCCATAGATGGATGTCGAAAGCACTGCAGAAAAGCCGGTGGCGATAGGTCCAATCACATTAGTTTAGATTCTGAGCAAGGCACCTACGTACCTCCCACGATTGACGAAGTCGCAGATGTATCATCCAACCAGTCCAAACATTTTGATCCCCGTGAAGCTTCTTATCATCCTTCTATTGCAGGTCCATGGACTTATGCGTTTCAAATTATTTATCAG ATTTGTGCAGGTGCAGTAATGCTCACTGATTCAGTATTTTGGCTGATCATTTTTCCGTTCCTAATGCCCAAATCTCGCAGCTTGAATTTT ATTGTTGTCTGTATGCACTCAATCAATGCTGTTTTCCTAATTGGTGACACAACTTTGAATTGCATG CGGTTCCCTTTGTTCCGAattgcatattttattttatggacGGGTGCTTTTGTTATATTCCAATGGATCATCCATGCTTGTGTTAACCTTTG GTGGCCATATCCATTTCTTGACTTGTCATCCTCATATGCTCCCTTATG GTACTTGGGAATAGGAGTAATGCTCATTCCATGTTATGGGATCTTTGCTTTAATAGTTAAACTCAAGGACTTCTCTTTGTCAAGAACATTCCCGGATTCGTATAGAAAgttgagataa
- the LOC108450706 gene encoding xyloglucan endotransglucosylase/hydrolase protein 22-like, whose amino-acid sequence MGYSSSSKFPLLMPLMVACLIMAASGSNFHNDFDITWGDGRGKIASNGEVLTLSLDKQSGSGFQSKNEYLFGKIDMQLKLVPGNSAGTVTAYYLSSKGSTWDEIDFEFLGNLSGDPYILHTNVFSQGKGNREQQFYLWFDPTTDFHTYSILWNPQRIIFSVDDTPIREFKNMESIGVPFPKNQPMRIYSSLWNADDWATRGGLLKTDWTQAPFTASYRNFNADACVWSNGASSCKSNAPSSSTSTNNAWFSQEMDSAKMQRLQWVQQNYMIYNYCTDAKRFPQGLPPECKMS is encoded by the exons atGGGTTATTCAAGTTCTTCCAAGTTTCCCTTGCTTATGCCTCTTATGGTTGCCTGTCTTATTATGGCAGCATCTGGTAGCAACTTCCACAATGATTTTGACATCACATGGGGAGATGGGCGTGGTAAGATTGCCAGCAATGGCGAGGTTCTCACTCTCTCCCTCGATAAACAATCTGGTTCTGGTTTCCAATCCAAGAATGAGTATCTTTTTGGCAAGATTGATATGCAGCTCAAGCTTGTCCCGGGAAACTCTGCTGGCACTGTCACTGCATACTAT TTATCATCAAAAGGATCAACGTGggatgaaattgattttgagttccTTGGAAATCTAAGTGGTGACCCTTATATTCTACACACAAATGTGTTCAGTCAAGGAAAAGGCAACAGAGAACAACAATTCTACCTCTGGTTTGACCCAACTACAGATTTCCATACTTATTCCATCCTATGGAATCCACAACGCATCAT CTTCTCCGTGGATGATACACCCATTAGAGAGTTCAAAAACATGGAGTCGATTGGTGTCCCATTTCCCAAGAACCAGCCCATGAGAATTTACTCCAGCTTGTGGAATGCTGATGACTGGGCCACAAGGGGTGGTCTGCTTAAGACCGACTGGACCCAAGCTCCTTTCACTGCCTCGTACAGGAACTTCAATGCCGATGCTTGTGTGTGGTCCAATGGAGCTTCTTCCTGCAAATCAAATGCCCCATCTTCTTCTACATCAACAAACAATGCATGGTTCTCTCAAGAGATGGATTCAGCAAAGATGCAAAGGCTACAGTGGGTGCAGCAGAATTATATGATCTACAATTACTGCACTGACGCCAAGAGATTTCCTCAAGGTCTACCTCCAGAGTGCAAGATGTCTTAA